A region from the Methanofollis liminatans DSM 4140 genome encodes:
- a CDS encoding TIGR04013 family B12-binding domain/radical SAM domain-containing protein translates to MQVNWREITAAKNSFAALYAACETEGYALRPVKEPEGDVTCYSLNSINAPAFMEEIANAPCTTIVGGPHATACPMEMAAYADYVVVGEGEYTLPRLLRAIENRTPGPVPGVATREGLCPQDHAVFLPAYPPFSQFKGYIEISRGCPHGCAYCQTPNLFGRRMRHRPVDEIARAAAHFRDARFVTPNALAYGSDGIRPRPEKIEALFRALHRNEIYFGTFPSEVRPEFVTGEVLDLITTYCANRRLQFGAQSGSDRVLTMLRRGHTVADVEQALDLCRDAGLTPVVDFIVGLPCEEEEDERATLSLVHEVTRRGRAHVHLFTPLPGTPMAGMKARDLLPETQRDLGRLALAGKISGSWNDPERRFYRNR, encoded by the coding sequence ATGCAGGTAAACTGGCGGGAGATCACGGCCGCGAAGAACTCGTTCGCCGCGCTGTACGCCGCCTGCGAGACTGAAGGCTACGCTCTCCGCCCGGTGAAGGAGCCGGAGGGCGATGTCACCTGCTACAGCCTGAACTCGATCAACGCCCCGGCGTTTATGGAGGAGATCGCAAATGCGCCCTGCACGACGATCGTCGGCGGGCCCCATGCGACCGCCTGCCCGATGGAGATGGCAGCCTATGCCGATTACGTTGTCGTCGGCGAAGGGGAGTACACCCTCCCCCGCCTCCTCAGGGCGATCGAGAACAGGACGCCCGGTCCGGTACCGGGCGTTGCGACGCGGGAGGGGCTCTGCCCGCAGGACCATGCGGTGTTTCTCCCGGCATACCCGCCGTTCTCGCAGTTCAAGGGATATATCGAGATCTCGCGGGGGTGCCCGCACGGCTGCGCATACTGTCAGACCCCAAATCTCTTCGGCCGGAGGATGCGCCACCGCCCGGTGGACGAGATCGCGCGGGCCGCGGCGCATTTCCGGGACGCCCGGTTCGTGACCCCGAACGCCCTCGCCTATGGATCCGACGGGATCAGGCCGCGCCCGGAGAAGATCGAGGCGCTCTTCCGCGCTCTTCACCGGAACGAGATCTACTTCGGGACGTTCCCGTCAGAGGTCAGGCCCGAGTTCGTCACCGGCGAGGTGCTGGACCTGATCACCACCTACTGCGCCAACCGGAGGCTCCAGTTCGGGGCGCAGTCCGGAAGCGACCGGGTGCTGACGATGCTCCGCCGGGGCCACACGGTCGCGGACGTGGAGCAGGCCCTCGACCTCTGCAGGGACGCCGGGCTGACTCCGGTCGTCGACTTTATCGTCGGCCTCCCGTGCGAAGAGGAAGAGGACGAACGGGCGACGCTCAGCCTCGTCCATGAGGTGACGCGTCGCGGCCGGGCGCATGTCCACCTCTTCACCCCGCTGCCGGGCACCCCCATGGCCGGCATGAAAGCACGGGATCTCCTGCCGGAAACCCAGCGCGATCTCGGGAGACTCGCTCTTGC
- a CDS encoding DUF126 domain-containing protein yields the protein MIIKGRGIARGSATGALLVSDAPLSFLSGVDPESGVIIEEGHPLKGESIAGRIFAFPYGKGSTVGSYVIYALARNGKAPAAIINREAEPIIATGAIIAKIPMIDRLEAPLPALKGGTEVTVDADAGTVSWQE from the coding sequence GTGATAATCAAAGGACGTGGGATTGCACGGGGATCAGCGACCGGAGCGTTGCTGGTATCCGATGCACCGCTATCATTCCTCTCAGGGGTCGATCCTGAGAGCGGCGTGATCATCGAGGAAGGGCACCCCCTGAAGGGCGAGTCGATCGCCGGCAGGATCTTTGCCTTCCCGTACGGGAAAGGCTCCACCGTGGGCTCGTACGTGATCTACGCCCTTGCCAGAAATGGCAAGGCCCCGGCGGCGATCATCAACAGGGAGGCCGAACCGATCATCGCCACGGGGGCGATCATCGCAAAGATACCGATGATCGACCGACTCGAGGCGCCTCTGCCGGCGCTCAAAGGGGGCACAGAGGTAACCGTGGACGCCGATGCCGGCACGGTCTCATGGCAGGAATGA